Within Myceligenerans xiligouense, the genomic segment CGTCGCGCGCGACCTGCTCGGGGTCGTCGGCCAGGGCACCAGGACGATCGTCACGGTCGAACAGGATGTCGACGTGACGGCGATCATCGAAGAGACCGCGAGGAAGTACGGCACCGACGTCGTGACCGTCAGCACAGCAACTGCTTCACACGCCCCCGAAGCACTGCCACCACTCACGCGGCTCAATGCTGCGGTCGGCGAGTCCGCGGCCCGGGCGCTCACGGCGGATCTTGGCTGGATCGTGGACGATCCCACCGTGGCTACGGTACTGAGGTCCGTGCGCATGCCGGGACGGATGAGCACGTATCGGCGGAAGGCCGGTCCGGTGATGGTCGACGGCGCCATCTCCCCCGAAGGCATCCGGGCGGCCATCGACGCGTACCGGGTCCTGCGTGAGGAAGCGGGGAACGGCGACGAGGGCCTTGGGACCGTCGTGGCCAGCTTCCCCGACACGAAGGACGCGGAAGCGTGCTTCGCGGAACTCCGGGACTTCGCAACGGTGATCCCGGCGCGCGCTGATGACTACCTGGCTTTCACCAAGGCGGAGGCTCTCTACCCCGAAGTCCTTCCAGCCGCTGACGCACTGGCCCGAGGATTGGCGGGCGGGCCATGCCTGCTCGTCGGCACGCAGTCGTTCGTCGCCCTCGCGCTGGACGTTCTCGACATCTCCACAGATCTGGCCTATCGGGCACCGGGCTGACCAGACCCGGCCACCGGCACACAGCCAACACGATCAGGCTGCCAGAGCGCTCCTCACAGTCAGTCGTAGATCTTCTCCGCGTACCTCGGGCCGTAGTAGGCGTCCAGGTCTGCGAGGGAATCGTGCTTGCGCTCGAGTGCCTTCGAGATGACCGCGCGGCGCGGAACGGCGTCGGGCTCCCACGACTCCGGGTCCCACGCCTTCGACCGGAGGAACGCCTTGGAGCAGTGGTAGAACACCTCGGCGATCTCGACCTCGAGGCCGATCACGGGCACATGGTTGCGGACCTGGAGGTCCGCGAACCAGGGCGCGTCACGCACGATGCGCGCGGTGCCGTTGACCCGCAAGGTGTCGCCACGGCCCGGGACGACGAAGATCAGCCCGACACGTGGATCGGCGAGCAGGTTGTGGAAACCGTCCGCGCGGCGGTTGCCGGGCCGCTCGGGGACACCGATGGTGTGGTCGTCGAGCGCGACGGCGAGCGATCCCGCCGGGTCGCCCTTGGGTGACACGTCGAGGTGGCCGTCGGGGGCGGCGGTGGCGACGAAGCCGAGCGACGCCGCCGCGAGAAATTCCCGGTCGATCGCGTGCAGGGCGGTACGCACCTTGTCACGCGCCGGGGGGATCGCCTGGCCGACGATGCCCTCCAGTTCCGTGACGGACATGATCCGGGTACCCCGGCGAGAGGTCGCAGCAGCAGTCATGGTCTCAACGTAGCGGCGGCGTCCGGCCGCGGTACCGACGGGCGCGCCGGCACGCCCCCGGCAGCCGGGCACGGTCAGCCGAGCCAGCCTTGTTCTCGGGCGACCCAGACGGCGGCGGTGCGGTCCTGGACGTCCAGCTTGGCGAAGACGCGGATCAGGTGCGTCTTCACGGTGGCCTCCGTGATGAACAGCCGGGCGCCGATCTCCGCGTTGGAACGGCCGCTCGCCACCAGGGCCAGTACCTCGATCTCGCGCGGGGTGAGCCGGTCCGTCCGGACGGAGGACACCAGGCGTGTGGCCACACGGGGCGCCAGCACCGTCTCGCCCCGTGCCGCCGCGCGGATCCCGGCGACCAGGTCCGCACGCGGGGTGTCCTTGAGCAGGTAGCCCGTGGCCCCTGCCTCGACGGCGCGCAGGATGTCGGCATCGGTGTCATAGGTGGTCAGGACCACGACACGCGGCGGGCCGCCTGTCGCGCGGATCCGGCTCGTGGCGCCGACGCCGTCGAGCACCGGCATCCGGAGATCCATGAGGACGACGTCGGGCGTCAGCTCGGCGGCCAGAGCGACCGCCTGGGCGCCGTCACTCGCCTCGGCGACCACCTCGAGGTCGGCTTCGACGGTCAGCATGCCCACCAGCCCTGAGCGCACCACGGGATGGTCGTCCGCCACCAGCACCCGGATCATCCGCTCCGCCCTCCCGCGTTACCGCCGCCGCCGGCTCCGGCTCCGGCTCCGGCTCCGGCTCCGGCTCCGGCTCCGGCTCCGGCCCCAGGTTCCTCGGTATCCCCCAACGGCAGCCACACCGCCACGAGTGTTCCGCCCGTCTCGCCCGGGCCGATCGACAGGCTACCTCCGGCCGTCGCGACACGTTCGCGCATGCCGGACAGCCCGAACCCCTCGTCGGCCCCCAGTCCGAAGTCTCCGGGGAGCCCGCGTCCGTCGTCGGACACCTCGAGCAGCACCGCGTCGTCCGCACACGCCAGGCGGACCTCGACCGTGCTCGCGGCCGCATGACGCCGCACGTTCGCGAGACCCTCCTGCGCCACCCGCAGCAGCACCACCTCGGCCGACGGGGGCAGGCCCAGCACGCCGTCGGCGACGAACCACGCCTGCAGGCCGGTCTCCTCGCCGAACCGGGTCACGAGGCGGCCGAGCGCCTCGGCCAGCGACTTCTCCTTCAACGGTGCCGGCGCGAACGCCGCGACCAGCGCCCTGGCCTCGGCGAGGTTGTCACGTGCCGTCTCCTCGATCAGGTGGAGCCGATCGCGTGCCGACTCGGGACCGTCGGCGTCCAGCACCGCCGAGGCCGCCTGCGCCTGCATGACGACGCTCGTGAATCCCTGCGCGAGCGTGTCGTGGATCTCCCGGGCGATGCGTGCCCGTTCCGCCTCCACCCCCGCGGCGTGGTGCGACCGGGCCAGGGCGTCCTGGGCGGCGCGGAGCTCGTCGACGAGTCGCGCGTGCTCCTCACCGCGCCGCATCGTCCACGCGACCCACATGCCCAGCCCGACGGCGAACACGAGGATCACCGCCATCTGCGCCGGGACCGTGGTTACCAGGCCCGGCGTGAACCCCTCACGGGCCAGGATTCCCAGCACCGCCGTCACCGCGAGCGCCGTGCTGGCGGCGACGGACCACCGCCGCCGCTCGAGAAGCATCCAGCAGTGCGCGAACGCCACGAACAGCAGAAGGGAGGCACTGCCGGAACCCGTGAGCGCGGCTCCGGTGCCGAGCACGAGGACGACGAGGTAGGCCGCGGCGGTCGACTGGTTCCGTGAGCGTGCGGCACGCCGCCCCCAGATCGCGTACGCGAGGCCGATGAGGGCGATCGCCGTGCAGGACAGCAGCAGGTCACGTCCGTGCGTGCCCTCGACGGCGATCTGGATCGCGGTGAGGACCAGGATCGCGACGAACGCGACGTCCCACCACACGACGATCCGGTCCCAGGCGGCGTACGGCCCGCCGGGCGCCGGCGGCAGGTCGTCCCCGACGGCCGGCGGCGGGACGGCATGCCCGGCGGCCGTCGCCGTGCGGCTCGCCGCGTCACCCGTCATCTCGCCTCCGCCAGCGGAACGTCCGCACGCCGACCACGAGTCCCAGGATCAGCCACGCTCCCAGGACGGCGGCGATCAGGGGGTACTGCCACTCGCCTGTGCTCTCGACGGCCGCGAACTCGTCGGGCAGGAACACCGACCGCATGCCCTGGGCCATCCACTTGAGCGGGAAGACCTGTGCGACCTGTTGCATCCACTCCGGCAGTGCGGGATAGGGGAAGAAGACGCCGGAGATGAACTGGAGCACCAGGACGACCGGTGTCACCACCGCCGAGGCCGACCGCCCGGACCGCGGTACTCCTGAGAACGCCACCCCGGTGACCGTACCCGTGGCGGTCCCGAGCACGAACACCCAGGCGAAGGTCCACCAGCGGTCGCCCTCCGGCATCGGGACGTCGAACGCGAGCACGGCCAGCGCGATCAGCGCGGTCATCTGCACGACCGAGACCAGGAGTACCTGGCCCACCTTGCCGAGGAAGTAGGAGAGCACCGGGAGCGGCGTGGCGCGCAGGCGCTTGAGCGTGCCGTCGTCGCGTTCGACGGCGATCGAGATCGCGACGGTCTGGAAGCTGGACAGCATGATTCCGGTGGCGACCATGCCGGGCAGGAAGTACTGGGCGAAGCTGATCTCCATCTGCCCTGCCGCGATGTCGAACACCTGCTCCTGGCCGCCGAACACGGCGGCGAAGATCGTCATCATGATCAGCGGGTAGGCGAAGATGAAGATCATCGCGTCGCGTTCACGCAGGAAGCCGAGCATCTCGACGCGGGTTCGCACCAGGGCGAGGCTGACGGTGCCGGGGAGCGGGAGGGACCGGGCCGGGGCCGTCCGGCCGGTGTCGTGGGTGCTGCTGGTCATCGCTGCTCCTCCGCGTTCGATCCCGTGGTGGATCGGCCGTCACCGATGAGGTCGAGATAGACGTCCTCCAGGGTGGGCCGGGTGACGGTGAGCCCTGGGATCTCACCGCCTGGAGCCGCGACGTCTCGCGCGAGCCGGGCGACCGCCTCCGTCGGTCGTTCGGTGCGCAGGAACTGCCGTTCGTCGCCGTCGAGCCAGGTGACCAGCGGTGTGCGCGCGTCCGGTCCGCCGAGAGCGTCCGGCGGGCCGGCGGCGACGATCCGCCCGCGGTCGATGACCACCACCCGGTCGGCCAGGTAGGCCGCCTCCTCCAGGTAGTGGGTGGTCAGCAGGATCGTGGCGCCGTCGTCGCGCAGGCCGGTCACGAGGTCCCAGAACGAGCGCCGCGCCTGCGGGTCGAAGCCGGTCGTGGGCTCGTCGAGGAAGAGGAGCTCCGGCCGGCCGACGATCCCGAGCGCGACGTCGAGGCGTCGCCGCTGACCGCCGGACAGGGCGCGCGCCCGCTTGCGTACGTGCTCGGTGAGGCCCACGGCCTCGATCACCTCGGCGGGGGGCCGCGGCCCTGGGTAGTACCGCGCGGTGGCGCCGACCATCTCGCCGACGGTCAGCTCGCCGAGATCACGCGAGTCCTGGTGGACGACCCCGATCCGCGTCCGCCACGCGCGGCCGGCTCGCGCGGGGTCCTCGCCGAGTACGGACACCTCGCCTGCGTCGCGGTCCCGGAAACCCTCCAGGATCTCGATGGTGGTGGTCTTCCCGGCGCCGTTGGGACCGAGGAGCGCGAAGATCTCACCACGCCGGACATCGAGGTCGAGGCCGTCGACGGCGGCGACGTCCCGGACGCCGCCCGGGCCGCGCGAGCGGTAGCTCCTGCGCAGCCCGCGGACGCTGACGGCCGCGGCGGGAGGTCGCTCCGGGGCGATTCCCCGGGCCGATGAGTGGTCGGTTCGCATGCGTTCATCGTCGAGCACCGCCTCCGGCTCCGCCACCACCGGTCGACCGGAAAGGCATTCAACCGTTCGGTTGACCCGGCCGGATACCGGCACGGGATCCCGGGACGATGCGATACCTCAGCGCGGGCGCGTCGGTGCGGGCGCCTCAGCGCACGCCCCGCAGCCTCCACCCCGCCACCGCCGCGCCCACGACCAGCGCGACCACCCACATCGACGCCGGCCCGTGCGCGTCCGGATCCACGAGGGTGAGCGCGAGGTACTCCCCCAGGACCCGGATCGGCTCGAACGGGTAGGCCCGCAGGAACTCCGCGGCGGTGTGCACCTGCTGCAGGGTCGCGTTGATCGCCGGCAGCAGCGACTGCGCGAGCCACACGAGCGCGAGCGCCGGAGCCCACATCACCCACGTCCATGGCCGCCCGACGGCGACGCTCGTCCCGAGCGCCACGCCGACCAGCACCGCCAGCAGCCAGCTCGTCCCCAGCTGCGCTCCGGGGAACTCGGGCAGCACGATGGCCAGGGCGTCCTGCGCGAACAGGATCGGCACCGCGGCGGCGCAGGCCCGGAGCCAGACGGGCCCGAGGGCGGTGAGCAGCCCGAGCACGAGGCCACCCGTCGTGGCCACCAGCGCGACGACGGCGAGGCCCGCGACGATCTCGGAACCCGCGGCGGCGCCTCGGGGCCACCAGCCCTCCATCGCTCCCCCCGCCAGGAGGAACGTCCCCACCGCGGTGCCGAGCGTGCCGACGACGGCGGCCCCGGCCGCCCACGTCGCCGGAGGCTGCCGACCGACGACGGCCACGGCGCGACGCCTGACGAGCGCGGCCAGGCAGCCCGCGGCGGCGCCCCCGGCCACCATGCCGGTGACGAAGCTCGACAACGTCGGCAGGCTCTGCCCGTCGCCCCGCACCAGGAGGTACACCTGGGGCGCGACCGCGACGGCGAGCCAGGCCACGGCCGCCGCGAGCATCACGACGACCGGCAACCACCAGTTCCGGCGCACCAGGCCGGGAGCGCCCGCGTCCTTCTCACCGTTCACGCGGGCGATCCTGGCAAGTCGTCTCCGTCACGGTCAACTACGCGGACTTCCGCACCGAGACGGTCCGGTCCGGTCCGGTCGCGGCGGACACGGCCACCGAGTCCGCCAGCGTCTCCGCGGCCACGAGCGCCTCGTGCCCGCGCACCGCCTCGACCCACTCGCCCGGCACCGCGAGCGTGAGGGCGATCCGGTCGGTCACGTGCAGGCCGGCGGCCTTGCGCGCCTCCTGCACGTCACGGATCACGTCGCGCGCGTAGCCCTCGGCCCGCAGGTCGTCGTCGAGCGCCAGGTCGAGCACCACGAACCCGCCGCCGGCCAGGACCGCGGCCGCGACGTCGGCCCCCGCGTCCTCGCCCACGACCGTCGCCAGCTCGTACTCGGACGCGAGCAGCTCGACGTCGCCGTCGGCGGTCCGCACGACCACGTGCGCGATGCCGTCGTCGCCCGCCGTCTTCGTCCAGTCGCCCGCCTTCGACGCCTTGATGACGGCCTGCACGCCCTTCCCGAGGCGCGGCCCGGCGGCCCGGGCGTTGACGGCGAGGCGCTCGGTGATCCCGTACGACGCCGCCACCTCGGGCGAGAAGGCCACCAGCTCGACCGACTTCAGGTTCAGCTCGGACGCGAGCAGCTCGGCGAACGGCGCGACGCCATCCGGGTCCGGCACGGCCACCACCAGGGACTTCAACGGCTGGCGCACCCGCAGCCCGTTCGCCTTGCGCAGCGCCAGGGTCTGCGACACGACGGCGCGCGCCGACTCGACGGCGGCCACCAGTGCGTCGTCGGCCACCAGGACCGCGTCCTCCGCGCCGCCGGCCGACGCCCCTCGGGGCGTCCCGAGGGACGGCCAGTCCGCCAGGTGCACCGACCGGCCGCCGGTGAGCCCGCGCCAGACCTCCTCCGTGGTCAGCGGCGCGAGCGGCGCCATGACCCGGCACAGCACCTCCAGGGCGGTCCAGAGGGTGTCGAACGCGTCGGCGTCCTCCTCCCAGAACCGGTCCCGCTGGGTGCGGACGTACCAGTTGGTCAGCGCGTCCAGGTACTGGCGCACGGTCTCGCACGCACCCGCGATGTCGTACCCGTCGAGCTGCTCGGTGACCGTGACAGCCAGGTCGCGGGTGCGCGCGAGCAGATAGCGGTCCATCGCGCCCAGCCCTGCCACGCGCTCGGGGTCGAGGGGGCGGGCCAGCCGGCCCCGGTCGCCGTCGGCCCCCTTGACGCTGTTGGCGTACAGGGTGAAGAAGTAGTACGTGCTCCACAGCGGCAGCAGGACCTGCCGTACCGCGTCGCGGATGCCGTCCTCCGTCACGACCAGGTTGCCGCCGCGCAGGATCGGCGAGGCCATGAGGAACCAGCGCATCGCGTCCGACCCGTCGCGGTCGAAGACCTCGTTGACGTCCGGGTAGTTGCGCAGCGACTTGGACATCTTGCGGCCGTCGGATCCGAGCACGATGCCGTGCGACAGCGCCGTCTGGAACGCCGGGCGGTCGAACAGCGCGGTCGCGAGGATGTGCAGCGTGTAGAACCAGCCGCGGGTCTGGCCGATGTACTCCACGATGAAGTCGCCCGGGTGGTGGTGCTCGAACCAGTCGGTGTTGTCGAACGGGTAGTGCACCTGGGCGTACGGCATGGAGCCGGAGTCGAACCAGACGTCCAGCACGTCCTCGACGCGCCGCATCGTCGACTTCCCGGTCGGGTCGTCGGGGTTGGGCCGGGTCAGCTCGTCGACGAACGGGCGGTGCAGGTCCGGCGCGTCGGGGTTCGCGGGATCGCGCGGCAGCCGCCCGAAGTCACGCTCCAGCTCCTCGAACGAGCCGTACACGTCGATCCGCGGGTAGGCCGGGTCGTCGCTCTTCCACACCGGCACGGGCGAGCCCCAGAACCGGTTACGGGTGATCGACCAGTCGCGCGCGTTCGACAGCCACTTGCCGAACTGCCCCTCCTGGATGTGCTCGGGAACCCAGGTGATGTCCTTGTTCAGCTCGACCATGCGGTCCTTGAACTTCGTCACCTCGACGAACCACGACGACACGCCCATGTACATCAGCGGCTGCCGGCAGCGCCAGCAGTGCGGGTAGGAGTGGTCGTAGGACTCGCGGCGCACCAGCACCGTGCCCGCGGTGACCGCACCGGCCTCGTCGTCCGCCCCGCCACGCGTGCGGGCCTTCAGGTGGTCGATGATCGGCGAGTTCGCGTCGAACACCTGCAGGCCGGCGTACTCGTCCACGGGGTGGGTGAACCGGCCGTCGGCCCCGACCGGCATGACGGACTCCACGCCCTCCCGGTCGCACACGATCTTGTCGTCCTCGCCGAACGCGCCGGCGCTGTGCACCAGGCCCGTACCGTCCGTGGTGGTGACGAAGTCCGCCTCGACGACGCGGTGCGCGCGCTCACGGCCCACGTAGTAGGAGAACGGCGGGGTGTAGGCGACGCCGAGCAGGTCGCGACCGGTGAGGCGGGCGACGACACGCGCTTCCTCCGCGCCTTCCTCGACCAGCTCGCGGGCGTACGCGGCCAGCCGTGCCTCGGCGACGACGGAGCGGGTGCCCGCCGACTCCACCACGACGTAGTCGATGTCCGGACCCACCATGACCAGCAGGTTGGACGGCAGGGTCCACGGCGTCGTGGTCCAGATCAGCAGCTTGTCACCCGGCCGCACCCCCGCCGACGCCGCGGCGTCCGGCACGGTGGTGACGTCGAAGCCCACCGTGACCGCCGGGTCCTGGCGGTTCTGGTAGACGTCGTCGTCCATGCGCAGCTCGTGGTTGCTCAGCGGCGTCTGGTCGTTCCAGCAGTAGGGCAGGACGCGGAAGTCCTCGTAGATCAGGCCCTTGTCGTACAGCGACTTGAACGCCCAGATCACCGACTCCATGAAGGTCGGGTCGAGCGTCTTGTAGTCGTGCTCGAAGTCGACCCAGCGCGCCTGGCGCGTGACGTAGGCGCGCCACTCGTCGGTGTACTTCATGACGGAGCTGCGGCAGGCCTCGTTGAACTTGTCGATGCCGAGCTCGACGATCTCGTCCTTGGTCTTGATGCCGAGCTGGCTCATCGCCTCCAGCTCGGCCGGCAGGCCGTGCGTGTCCCAGCCGAAGCGCCGCTCGACGCGCTTGCCGCGCATCGTCTGGTAGCGCGGCACGACGTCCTTCGCGTAACCGGTCAGCAGGTGGCCGTAGTGGGGCAGGCCGTTGGCGAAGGGCGGGCCGTCGTAGAAGACGAACTCGTTCTCGCCGTTCTCGCCCGCGTCGCGCTGGTCGATGGAGGCCTGGAAGGTCCCGTCGACCTCCCAGTGGTCGAGGACCTCGCGCTCGAGCGCGGGCAGGTCCGGGGACGCGGCGACGTTGTCGTCGCCGCGGTGCAAGGGATAGCGGGCTGAGTCAGCCATGGTCTCGTGGCTCCTGCGGTGGTGGTCGGTCCGGCAGCGCTGCTGCGAGGACGACACAACATCTGCCGCGGTACCACCCCGCTTGCCGCGCGCGTGTGCCGCCCCGTGGGGCGGCGGCCGCGAGCGGCCGCTCGTTGACGGCTGTGACGGGCCTGCCCGTCCGGTTCTACTGAGATGCCCGACGGCGGCCGCGGGTGCGGTCGCGCTGCGGGTACCCGTTCTTCCGGAGGCTCACCGGTGATGGCCGGGTCGATGCCTGTGGGCACATCCTAGCGTCAGGTCGCAACCGGAATGTCGGCTACACCACGGTGAAGGCGACGGTGTGGTGTCCCGTGGCGCCGTCCGGGGCCGGGGGCGCCTTCGCGTCCGTCTGCGTCTCGCCGTCGGTGTTGGTGGCACGGACCGACACCGTGTGGTCCCCCGCCTCGAGGTCCAGCACCGCACGCCACTGGCGCCAGGTGTCGACCCCGGTGGACTCGGCCAGTTCGGCGGGGATCCAGTCGCCGTCGTCGGCCTTGACCTCGACGCCCTGGATGCCGACGTGCTGCGCCCACGCCACCCCGGCCACCACCACCTCGCCGGCGTCGACGTTCGCGAAGCCGCGCGGGACGTCGACGCGGGACTGCACCTTGATGGGCCCCAGCGCGGACCAGCCGCGCGGCGTCCAGTAGCCCTCGTCCTGGTCGAACGTGGTGACCTTGAGCTCGGTCACCCACTTGGTCGCCGACACGTACCCGTACAGGCCCGGCACGACCAGCCGCGCCGGGAACCCGTGCCGCGTCGGCAAGGGCTCGCCGTTCATACCGATGGCCAGGAGGGACATCCGGTCCGGGTCGGTGAGCACCTCCAGCGGCGTGCCGGCGGTGAAGCCGTCCACGGACCGCGACAGCACCATGTCGGCGCCCGCCTGCGGCCGGGCCCGCTCCAGCAGCTCCCGGATCGGGTAGCCGAGCCAGAGAGCATTGCCGATGAGGTCGCCGCCCACGGCGTTCGACACGCAGGCGAGGGTCACGTGGTGCTCGGTCATCGGCAGGGCGACCAGTTCGTCCCAGCCGATCTCGAACGGCTCCTCGACCATCCCGGTCACGCGCAGCGACCAGTTCTCGGGGTCCACCTCCGGGACTCGCAGGGCGGTGTCGATGCGGTAGAAGTCGTCGTTCGGCGTCACGTACGGGGCCAGGCCGTCCACCGGAAGGTCCGCACCCGACGGGACCGGATCCGCGGGTCGCGCCGCGTCCGGGAGCCGGAAGCGCTCACGCACCGCCTCCACGGCACGCCCGCCGGCACCGATCGCCTGCGACGCCGCGAGCGCCACCAGCGCACCCGCCGCGGCAAGACCGGTGATCTGGAGGAAGCGGCGGCGGTCGGGGCCCGACGGCGGCGCGGCGGGCGGGGCGGCGTCCTGCGGCGCGGCGGACGAGGTGGCGTCCTGCGCTGCGGCGGGCACGGTGAGGTCCGGCGCGGTGTCCGGGCCGGGGCGGGCAGCGTCGGGACTTTCGCCGTCGGCACGCCTGTCCGGGACGGCTTCCCCGGCGCCGGGCACGGCGCGGGGCGCGGGGCGGGTGACCCCGCCGGTCCCCAGCGTGCGCACGGCGGCCCGCAGCACCGGTACGGCCACGCCGATGCCGATCAGGCTCGGCGCGGCCCACAGCGGCGTGGCGGCCGGCCGTGTGGCGGCGAGGACCGCGCCCGCCAGGCCCACCAGGACCAGGAGTGCGACGCCGATGCCGGACCGGCGGCGCTCGAGCCAGCCTGCGAGGGCAGCGCCCACCGCGAGGACGAAGCCCATCGAGCCGAGCAGCACCGCCTTGTCGGCGGTCCCGAACCATTCGACCGCGAAGTCCTTGAGCCATGACGGCACGATGTCGACGACGGCGGCACCACCGGCGAAGATCGTGCTGGCGCCGGGGGCGATCACGGCGGACAGCAGCTCGGACACCGCCAGCCCCACACCGGCGGCGACGACTCCTGCCACGGCGGCGAGCGCCCCATGCCTGTCACCTGAGTTCATGCCTGTCAGCCTCGCACCTGCGGCCCGCCGGCACCGCGCCGTGGCCCACACCGTCACAACTCCGTAAGGGGTGGAGGCAGGGCACCCGCCCGCGGCCGGTCGCACTCCGGCGGCCGGTCACACTCCGGCGTCGCGCACGATCTTGCTGTTGTGGGCCTGCGCGCGCGGGCGGATCGTGACCTGGTCGATGTTCACGTGGTCCGGGCGGGAGACGGTCCAGGCGACGGTGTCGGCCACGTCCTCGGCGGTCAGCGGGGTGTAGCCCGCGTAGACCCGCGCGGCCTTCTCGGCGTCGCCGTCGAAGCGCACCAGGGAGAACTCCTCGGTGGCGACCGCCCCGGGTGCGATCTCGATGACGCGCACCGGCTCGCCGGCGATCTCCCAGCGCAGCGTCTGGGACAGCATGTGCTCACCGTGCTTGGCCGCCGTGTAGCCGGCGCCGCCCTCGTAGGCGCCGAGCGCTGCGGTGGAGGTCAGGTTCACGACGTCGGCCACACCGCGCGCCGCACCCGCCTCCCGCAGCAGCGGCAGCGTCGCCTTGGTGACCCGCAGGGTGCCGAGCACGTTCACCTCGTACATCCAGCGCCATCCGTCGACGTCGCCGTCCTCGACCTTGTCGAGGCCGAGCGCGCCACCGGCGTTGTTGATGACGGCGTCCAGCCCGCCGGTCGCCGCCAGGTGCTCGGCGAGCCCGGCCACGGCGTCGTCGTCGGTCACGTCCAGGGCGTACGGCTCCGCGCCGGTCTCGGCGGCGAGCGCCTCGAGCCGCTCCCTGCGCCGGGCGGCGGCGACCACCCTCCAGCCGTCGGCCGTGAGGCGACGCACGGTGGCGGCGCCGATCCCCGACGACGCCCCGGTGACCAGTGCTCTACGTCCAGTGGTGCTCATGTGGCACGAGACTACGCGGGGTTCTGACGTCGGCCCCACGAAACCGTGGCACTATTTCCGACATACCGCGCCAGGAAATCGTGGGCACAGGATGGACGACGGGGGAGCCTCAGTGAGCGATCTGCACCTGCTCGCACCGGTCGCACAGGAGGAGCCGGGGACGCGACGCGGCCGGTCGGTGGTCCTCGCCGTGGCGCTGGTGCTGGTGGTCGCGGCCGTGGTCTGGCTGTTCGTGACGCTGCTGCAGGGCTCGCGGGCAGAGGCCCGGACCGAGGCGGCCCTCGGGCACAGCGCGCATGCCGCGGGCGACTGCCGGGCGGCGGACGGGCACCTGAAGTCGGCCCTGAACTCCGGCACCGTCTCGTTCCTCGACCCTCCGGTCGACCGGACCGGGCTGCGCGCCGAACTCACCGCCTGCGAAACGCTGGAACGTGCGCGGCACCTCGCCGGGCGGCAGGAGCACCGCCGGGCGATCCGCGAGTTCGGGGACTA encodes:
- a CDS encoding MSMEG_1061 family FMN-dependent PPOX-type flavoprotein, whose amino-acid sequence is MTAAATSRRGTRIMSVTELEGIVGQAIPPARDKVRTALHAIDREFLAAASLGFVATAAPDGHLDVSPKGDPAGSLAVALDDHTIGVPERPGNRRADGFHNLLADPRVGLIFVVPGRGDTLRVNGTARIVRDAPWFADLQVRNHVPVIGLEVEIAEVFYHCSKAFLRSKAWDPESWEPDAVPRRAVISKALERKHDSLADLDAYYGPRYAEKIYD
- a CDS encoding response regulator, translating into MIRVLVADDHPVVRSGLVGMLTVEADLEVVAEASDGAQAVALAAELTPDVVLMDLRMPVLDGVGATSRIRATGGPPRVVVLTTYDTDADILRAVEAGATGYLLKDTPRADLVAGIRAAARGETVLAPRVATRLVSSVRTDRLTPREIEVLALVASGRSNAEIGARLFITEATVKTHLIRVFAKLDVQDRTAAVWVAREQGWLG
- a CDS encoding sensor histidine kinase, producing MTGDAASRTATAAGHAVPPPAVGDDLPPAPGGPYAAWDRIVVWWDVAFVAILVLTAIQIAVEGTHGRDLLLSCTAIALIGLAYAIWGRRAARSRNQSTAAAYLVVLVLGTGAALTGSGSASLLLFVAFAHCWMLLERRRWSVAASTALAVTAVLGILAREGFTPGLVTTVPAQMAVILVFAVGLGMWVAWTMRRGEEHARLVDELRAAQDALARSHHAAGVEAERARIAREIHDTLAQGFTSVVMQAQAASAVLDADGPESARDRLHLIEETARDNLAEARALVAAFAPAPLKEKSLAEALGRLVTRFGEETGLQAWFVADGVLGLPPSAEVVLLRVAQEGLANVRRHAAASTVEVRLACADDAVLLEVSDDGRGLPGDFGLGADEGFGLSGMRERVATAGGSLSIGPGETGGTLVAVWLPLGDTEEPGAGAGAGAGAGAGAGAGAGGGGNAGGRSG
- a CDS encoding ABC transporter permease gives rise to the protein MTSSTHDTGRTAPARSLPLPGTVSLALVRTRVEMLGFLRERDAMIFIFAYPLIMMTIFAAVFGGQEQVFDIAAGQMEISFAQYFLPGMVATGIMLSSFQTVAISIAVERDDGTLKRLRATPLPVLSYFLGKVGQVLLVSVVQMTALIALAVLAFDVPMPEGDRWWTFAWVFVLGTATGTVTGVAFSGVPRSGRSASAVVTPVVLVLQFISGVFFPYPALPEWMQQVAQVFPLKWMAQGMRSVFLPDEFAAVESTGEWQYPLIAAVLGAWLILGLVVGVRTFRWRRRDDG
- a CDS encoding ABC transporter ATP-binding protein translates to MRTDHSSARGIAPERPPAAAVSVRGLRRSYRSRGPGGVRDVAAVDGLDLDVRRGEIFALLGPNGAGKTTTIEILEGFRDRDAGEVSVLGEDPARAGRAWRTRIGVVHQDSRDLGELTVGEMVGATARYYPGPRPPAEVIEAVGLTEHVRKRARALSGGQRRRLDVALGIVGRPELLFLDEPTTGFDPQARRSFWDLVTGLRDDGATILLTTHYLEEAAYLADRVVVIDRGRIVAAGPPDALGGPDARTPLVTWLDGDERQFLRTERPTEAVARLARDVAAPGGEIPGLTVTRPTLEDVYLDLIGDGRSTTGSNAEEQR
- the ileS gene encoding isoleucine--tRNA ligase — encoded protein: MADSARYPLHRGDDNVAASPDLPALEREVLDHWEVDGTFQASIDQRDAGENGENEFVFYDGPPFANGLPHYGHLLTGYAKDVVPRYQTMRGKRVERRFGWDTHGLPAELEAMSQLGIKTKDEIVELGIDKFNEACRSSVMKYTDEWRAYVTRQARWVDFEHDYKTLDPTFMESVIWAFKSLYDKGLIYEDFRVLPYCWNDQTPLSNHELRMDDDVYQNRQDPAVTVGFDVTTVPDAAASAGVRPGDKLLIWTTTPWTLPSNLLVMVGPDIDYVVVESAGTRSVVAEARLAAYARELVEEGAEEARVVARLTGRDLLGVAYTPPFSYYVGRERAHRVVEADFVTTTDGTGLVHSAGAFGEDDKIVCDREGVESVMPVGADGRFTHPVDEYAGLQVFDANSPIIDHLKARTRGGADDEAGAVTAGTVLVRRESYDHSYPHCWRCRQPLMYMGVSSWFVEVTKFKDRMVELNKDITWVPEHIQEGQFGKWLSNARDWSITRNRFWGSPVPVWKSDDPAYPRIDVYGSFEELERDFGRLPRDPANPDAPDLHRPFVDELTRPNPDDPTGKSTMRRVEDVLDVWFDSGSMPYAQVHYPFDNTDWFEHHHPGDFIVEYIGQTRGWFYTLHILATALFDRPAFQTALSHGIVLGSDGRKMSKSLRNYPDVNEVFDRDGSDAMRWFLMASPILRGGNLVVTEDGIRDAVRQVLLPLWSTYYFFTLYANSVKGADGDRGRLARPLDPERVAGLGAMDRYLLARTRDLAVTVTEQLDGYDIAGACETVRQYLDALTNWYVRTQRDRFWEEDADAFDTLWTALEVLCRVMAPLAPLTTEEVWRGLTGGRSVHLADWPSLGTPRGASAGGAEDAVLVADDALVAAVESARAVVSQTLALRKANGLRVRQPLKSLVVAVPDPDGVAPFAELLASELNLKSVELVAFSPEVAASYGITERLAVNARAAGPRLGKGVQAVIKASKAGDWTKTAGDDGIAHVVVRTADGDVELLASEYELATVVGEDAGADVAAAVLAGGGFVVLDLALDDDLRAEGYARDVIRDVQEARKAAGLHVTDRIALTLAVPGEWVEAVRGHEALVAAETLADSVAVSAATGPDRTVSVRKSA